In Paenibacillus stellifer, the DNA window CCTTCAGCTCGCCGATCTGCTCCTGGAGTGCCGCCTGGTTATTCTGGCTCTGTGTCTTGATCGTTCCCAGCACCTCCATCAGCTCCCGATTCTCACGCTCGATGTCGGACATATACAGCTCAAGAGCCGCCTCCACTTCCTTAACGGTCTGCTTATCTCCGCCGCCTTCCTTTTTTCGGTTACGGGAAGGTAACAAGAGCGCATATGCCAAGGCACATCCGCCAAGCAGAACAATGTACGCCCATGGTTGCACTTGTCTTTCTCCTTTAATTCAATTAGATGTTGCCTTGCACCCGGCCTGCCCTTTGTCAGAGCTTGAGGTCGATACTGTGACCTTTGTACGGATGCTCGGCCTCCTTGTCTTTGGCCTCTTCTTTCGTCTTCTCGTGCTGATTATGTCTTCCGCCTCGGCCGCGGTTACCGTCGTCCCTAATGGCCGACTCCGGGGTCTCGTCCACCTCAGGGCTGCGCTGTCCCATTTCCTGAGAATGCTTAACAGTCTGGTCAGCAAGCCCCTGCTGCTCATGGGTTGAGCGGTTATAGAGATTCTGTTGGTCCCTGCCGAGTTCCGTCGTTCTCGGTACCGCTATTTGCAATTCCACCGGTCTGAAACTCACTGCAATCCCCTCCCGCTTTACACATTCGGGCTCATGCTAATGTCTCCGTCGGAGAATCGGAATGTAACCCGCTCAGCCGTATCTTTGACGAATTTGGTATATCGGCCAATCACAATTTTGGAACCGCCGTAGATGGTTCGCACAACCTCCACCTTGGCCCGGTCTGTGTTTTCCAGCACCTGCTCAATCTCCAGAATGCGTTCACGGGTATGCGCCAGCTCTTTTTGCTGCGACTGTTTGGTGGCATTTAGCTTAATACGCATGGCTACTTTGTCAGGTCCCAGTGCTCCGCTCGCCGCCAGCTGATCCAGCAGATGAAGCGCCTTGGTTGTCTTATCATCGTTCTCGATGAGAACCCGAAGCTGTGTGCGAAGCACATTCATTTCGTTGCGCAGCTCAGGGAGCACACCTACCTCAATGGCTGTTGCAGTCGACATCGTATTGCCGATCGTTCTCGCGACTACTTTTTCTCCTGCCTGGACGGTACCTCCGACGATAAAACCTTTAGGCCCGTTGCACAGCACATTTCTGCCCGCTCTTACACTGGAGTGCATAATGCTCTGCGACACGATAATGTCCTGAGAAGCATTAACCGTGCCATCCTGAACGAACGACACCTTAACGTCCATGCCCGCACTGACAATCCCCTTGTTGTACCCGATAATGCCGCCGGTAATCTCAATGCTGCCTCCGGCAATCAGCTCGGCCCCCTCGACTCCGCCGATTACACGTATGTCGCCTGCCGATTTGACAGTAAATCCGGACAGCACATTGCCCCGAATGACGACTGTACCCACAAAATCGATATTGCCAGTCGTATAGTCCACATCGCCCTTCACTTCATACAGCGGAAAAACGTTGACTTTGCCGTTATCCGTTAAGGACACCAAACCGTCAATCGCCGAATACATCGATGTTTCTTCCTGATCAACCACGACATTCTTTCCTACCTTGAAGCGGGCGGCCTTTCCGGGCTTGGCCGGAATTTGATCGCCTGTAACCGACATACCGGGTTCCCCGGTTTCCGGAAGAACCAGCGTTGCGATCAACTGACCTTTGCGCACATTATTGAGACGAATAAGTTCTTTGTAGTCGACTCTGCCATCGTCTTTTTCTAAAGGCTTCAAGCCGTCAGCTTCCATATTAAAGTGCAGATCCACTCTGCCGTCGCTGCCATGCTGCGGAGCCCGTCCAACCGCAATCGTCACCTTGCCGGACAAATATTCCTCTGGATGGCTGACGAACCGTTCGACAATCTCCCACTGGACTCCGAAGCGTACATTATATTTCTCTAAAAAAGCACCCATCTCGTCCACCGTACAGGAAAAACCTTCTTCCCGTTTAAAGAACTCCAGATAGGCTGCATCTTTATCATCCGAAAAGCTGATATTAAAATAATCGTTCATTGCATAATGGACGACCATTTTCCCCCTCCTCCAACCGCTATGGCTAGTCGTTTTGCATCAACAAATCCCGGTTCTTTTCAAGCGTTCCCCGAAGCCTGAGAATTGCCTTAGAATGCAGCTGAGAAATTCGTGACGGAGATAGGGACATCACTTCAGCAATCTCGCTCAGGGATAAATCTTCATAATATAAAAGGGACACGACGGTCCTTTCTTTCACGGTTAGTTTCTCTATGCCTTTAGTTAAAGTTTCCCGTAAATAGAACTCATTGACCTTACGGTCAGGATTCTTGGCCTTGTCGTCCACCAATACCGACATGCGGGTCTCCGACTCCTCTTCACGAATCGGGTCCTCCAAGGAACACAGCGTCATAACGGATACATCTTGAAGCATGCTCTGAAATTCCTGCTCGCTCACATTCAAGTACTGGCTCATTTCCTCATCGCTTACGGATCTCAAGTATTTCTGTTCCAGCTGCTGGTAAGCATCTTCTATTCTTTTGGCTTTCTCCCGTACGGAGCGCGGCACCCAGTCTCCCTGGCGAAGCGAATCGAGAATAGCGCCGCGAACACGCCAGGAGGCATAGGTTTGGAACTGCAATCCTCTTTTGTAATCGAACTTCTCGACCGCATCAATTAGTCCCATAACGCCATTGCTCGCTAAGTCATCCTTGGATACGTTCTTGGGCAGGCCTACGGCCAGTCGCCCCGACACATAATCCACGATGTGGAGATATTTCTCGATCAGCTTTTTTTTGGCTTCAGGATCGCCCTGTTCCTTCCATTGCTCCCAGAGTTCCTGATGCTCCAATTGAGAAGCTTTATGCTCGTTCAACGGCTTTCACCCTTCCCAAAGTGTAGTCGGCGAGTGGGCGGACCAGGTGCATCTAGTTGTTTAGCAGTACCCTGCTTTACCCGCTTATTATTCTTCTTTCAGGTGACGAACGGCTTTTGCCAATTCTTCCGGATCTTTCATCGAAACCAGTTTGGGAGGCTGGAGAGGCTTAAAATCGCCACTGCCCTGGTCTGCAGCCGCCGGCTTGGGTTTGAGCAAATCCTTAAGCTCCTCTTCCTCATCCGGTGTGGACAAATCCACGGCTCCTCCGAGTGACTCGGAATCGCCGCCGGATGATGAGAAACTGCCCTGATTTGCGGAGCCATCAGTAATGAAACCCAATACCCATCTTAGGACGAAGGCAAGCAGAAACCAGAGTATAAATCCGAATAACCCCCGATACAGGCTGGTCAGGATCAAGTTGTTCTGCAGCGAAATCAAGAAAGTAAAGGCAAAACCCAGCAACCCGCAGATTATGTTCAGCAAGATTGTTCCAATCATCATTATAATTCCTTAACGCCCTTTTGCACACTGCGGATATATAACAATCCCGAACTGCAGGCAATTTCAATCGTACGTCCGTAACTGCCGCCTGTATCTTCTGCAATCAGCGGAATATTCAGCTGCTCCAGCGCCAGCTTGCAGGATTCCACATTTCGTGGTCCGATACGCATCGTATCATTTCCGCCTGCAAAAGCGAACATCTGAGAGCCGCCTGCCATTTTCGCCACAATTCTTCCTCTAGTTGCCCCCAGTTGCAGCAGGCGATTGAGCAGTTCGGGGATTGCGGTATCCGCAAACTTGGCAATATTGAGCATCCCTTCTCGAGCGATTTCAGAAGATGGAAGCATGACATGCGCCATGCCGCCGACTTTTTTGCCGGGATCGTACATGGTTAGGCCTACACATGAACCAAGACCGGTCGTTCGGATGATGTTGTCTTGAATGCCTACGTTGAGATCGGCCATTCCTACCTTGATTACACTTTGTTCATCAATCATGCTCAAACGGCACTCCCAGGGATGTAAAGATTTTTGGGAATGACTCCGGATCGGGGATCAGAAAAAACTGGCCTTCAATTTCGTCTTTGCCCTCCAGAAATGTCGTATCGATCAGCAGCGCGTCGTCGCCCATTTGGCCGAACTGCAGAAGCCCGTAGCTCAAAATTGCTCCAGCCATATCCATAGCCAGGGCCGGAACTGTCGGATACATGGTGAGAGAAGTAAAATCAGCAAGCGACGAAAGGTAGGAACCCGCCAGAATATTGCCGATCTCGTTAAGCGCCGACAGCTCCATTTCGCTCAGTTCATCCTCTGAGACTTCGGAGATGCCCGCCACCCGGTTCAGTAAGCTGCGTGCAGCATCAGGAGTTAGAATAAAGAACAAATTCCCCGGTGCTTCACCCTCTACCCGCAGAAAGACAGCGTAGACCAGCTCTTCCGCTCCTCCGACTTTGTCTGCGATTTCTTCAAAGCCCAGCAATTGAACTTTGGGGACTGCCATGTCGATCGGTTTATTCAGGAGCTGGGACAACGCGGTGGCTGCGTTCCCGGCTCCGATATTCCCGACTTCTTTAAGCACGTCCATCTTGAAGTCTTTCTGGTGCTTGAACAGTTCCACAGAATTAACCCTCTAGACTTTCCAACTGCACGATTTCGCTCTTATTGAGAACTTCCGCCAGATTAAGCATAATCAACAGGCGGTCATCTCCGATCTTGGCCACCCCGTCAAGATATTTGGCCTTGATCCCACCGACTACTTCAGGCGGAGTATCAATAGAGTCGCGGTTCAGATCGATTACATCATTGGCAGAATCCACAATAAAGCCGACTTCCATTTCGTTCACGTTGACAATAATTACCCGGGTCTGGTCGGTATGCTCCGACTCATCGAGTCCGAATCTTCCGCGAAGATCGATTACCGGAATAACCACTCCCCGCAAATTGATGACGCCTTTGATGAAAGCATAAGTCTTGGGAACACGGGTAATCGGCATCATACGTTCAATCGTCTGCACCTTATCGACTTCAATTCCATATTCCTCGGTACCCAGTTTAAAGACAATCACTTTGATATCTTCAGCCATTTGATGAACCTCCCTATGGATTTCCCTTATTTAATAAAAGCGTTGGGGTCGACAATTAAGGCAACTTGTCCATCGCCAAGAATCGTGCCTCCCGAGATGCCCTGGACTTCCGGCAGGTATTTTCCCAAGTTCTTGATAACAATTTCATTCTGGCCGATAAAGTCGGACACAGTAAGCGCCGCAAGCTTGTCTCCTTTGCGGATCACAACGATCTCTGTCTCATCTTCCGTGCTTTCATCGTAATCCGGCACCGCAAAAATGGTTCCGAGCGACAGTAGAGGAATATGGGAGCCCCGGAACTCGACCATTTTGGAACCGTGAACGTTTCGAATCTGTGCACGCTTGATAATACCGGTCTCTACGATGGAAGAAAGCGGAATGGCATACTTCTCCGTGCCGATCCGCACCAGCATCGCAGCGATAATCGACAAGGTCAGCGGAAGCTGTACCGAGAAGTTGGTTCCCTTCCCCTGAGTCGAATAAATGGTGACATTGCCTCCGAGGGAAGTGATCTTCGCCTTCACGACATCGAGTCCGACGCCGCGGCCCGAAATATCGGAGATAACCTCCGCTGTACTGAAGCCGGCAGCGAACAGCAGCTGATGTACTTCGCTATCGCTCATCGATGCCGCTTGGTCGGCGGTTACGACGCCTTTTTTCAATGCGGATTTCAACACTCTCTCACGCGAGATGCCTGCACCGTCATCCTGAATCTCGATAAAAACATGATTGCCGCTGTGGAAGGCGCGCAAATGGATGGTGCCTGTCTCCGACTTGCCGGATGCAATGCGATCCGCTATGGGCTCAACACCATGGTCCAGCGCGTTGCGGAGCAAGTGAACGAGCGGGTCGCCGATTTCATCGACAACCGTCCGGTCTAGCTCAGTCTCAGCGCCCGTAATGACGAGGTCAACTTTCTTATCCAGCGACTTGGCCAAGTCTCTCACCATGCGAGGGAACCGATTGAACACGGTATCGACGGGAACCATGCGCAGCTTCATCACAATATTCTGAAGATCGCCGCTCACCCGGCTCAAATGCTCAACCGTCTCGGTCAGTTCAGTGCTTTGGGTATCCGAAGCCAACTGCTCCAGCCGAACACGATCGATCAGCAGCTCGCTGAGCAGATTCATCAGAACGTCCAACCGGTCAATATCAACGCGGATCGTTCGGGAAGGAGTACCGCCCGTCTTGGCCGGTGCCTTCTTGGCCTCTTCTTTCGGAACGGCGGACGTCTGTGCCGAAGCTGCCTTGGGCGCTTCCGGATGAGCCGCTTGCGCGGAAGGAGCGGGAGCTTCTGCCGCAGCCGCAACAGCGGGTTGTCCAACCTGTTCCAACGATTCCTGATCAAGCGCCACTGACGTTACGGTGTCGACCTCGGACACACCCAGAATCATGCTCTGTATTTCCTCGGCCGTCTTCTGGGTTATGTAATAGAGTGAAAAACTGAACTCGAACTTCTCCTGTTCGATATCCTGAACGGAAGGGAAGGATTTGACGACTTCGCCGTATCGCTCCAGCAATTCAAAGACCATATACGCCCGGACTGCACGAAGCTGACAGTCACTGCGCAGAGTCACCTCGATAAACAGCACCTGATGGCCTTCCTGGACGGACTGCTTCAGGACAGACAGCTGAAATTCATCTAGAAGCGCGCGGCCTTCGGAAGGAGCGGCAGCTGCCGCATTTGCAGCCGGGGCCGATCCTTGAGCAGAAGGATTCTCTCCGCGGACGATCGCCTGAAGAGAGGCGACGATAGCTCCAACATCC includes these proteins:
- a CDS encoding chemotaxis protein CheA, whose product is MDMNQYLSMFIDESNDHLQALNENMMSLEASPEDLSIVQVIFRSAHTLKGMAATMGFEDLASLTHQMENVLDLVRNEKLAMQDFIFDTLFKSLDALESMVQDITGGGDGKADVGAIVASLQAIVRGENPSAQGSAPAANAAAAAPSEGRALLDEFQLSVLKQSVQEGHQVLFIEVTLRSDCQLRAVRAYMVFELLERYGEVVKSFPSVQDIEQEKFEFSFSLYYITQKTAEEIQSMILGVSEVDTVTSVALDQESLEQVGQPAVAAAAEAPAPSAQAAHPEAPKAASAQTSAVPKEEAKKAPAKTGGTPSRTIRVDIDRLDVLMNLLSELLIDRVRLEQLASDTQSTELTETVEHLSRVSGDLQNIVMKLRMVPVDTVFNRFPRMVRDLAKSLDKKVDLVITGAETELDRTVVDEIGDPLVHLLRNALDHGVEPIADRIASGKSETGTIHLRAFHSGNHVFIEIQDDGAGISRERVLKSALKKGVVTADQAASMSDSEVHQLLFAAGFSTAEVISDISGRGVGLDVVKAKITSLGGNVTIYSTQGKGTNFSVQLPLTLSIIAAMLVRIGTEKYAIPLSSIVETGIIKRAQIRNVHGSKMVEFRGSHIPLLSLGTIFAVPDYDESTEDETEIVVIRKGDKLAALTVSDFIGQNEIVIKNLGKYLPEVQGISGGTILGDGQVALIVDPNAFIK
- a CDS encoding chemotaxis protein CheC encodes the protein MDVLKEVGNIGAGNAATALSQLLNKPIDMAVPKVQLLGFEEIADKVGGAEELVYAVFLRVEGEAPGNLFFILTPDAARSLLNRVAGISEVSEDELSEMELSALNEIGNILAGSYLSSLADFTSLTMYPTVPALAMDMAGAILSYGLLQFGQMGDDALLIDTTFLEGKDEIEGQFFLIPDPESFPKIFTSLGVPFEHD
- a CDS encoding chemotaxis protein CheW; this encodes MAEDIKVIVFKLGTEEYGIEVDKVQTIERMMPITRVPKTYAFIKGVINLRGVVIPVIDLRGRFGLDESEHTDQTRVIIVNVNEMEVGFIVDSANDVIDLNRDSIDTPPEVVGGIKAKYLDGVAKIGDDRLLIMLNLAEVLNKSEIVQLESLEG
- a CDS encoding DUF342 domain-containing protein; the protein is MVVHYAMNDYFNISFSDDKDAAYLEFFKREEGFSCTVDEMGAFLEKYNVRFGVQWEIVERFVSHPEEYLSGKVTIAVGRAPQHGSDGRVDLHFNMEADGLKPLEKDDGRVDYKELIRLNNVRKGQLIATLVLPETGEPGMSVTGDQIPAKPGKAARFKVGKNVVVDQEETSMYSAIDGLVSLTDNGKVNVFPLYEVKGDVDYTTGNIDFVGTVVIRGNVLSGFTVKSAGDIRVIGGVEGAELIAGGSIEITGGIIGYNKGIVSAGMDVKVSFVQDGTVNASQDIIVSQSIMHSSVRAGRNVLCNGPKGFIVGGTVQAGEKVVARTIGNTMSTATAIEVGVLPELRNEMNVLRTQLRVLIENDDKTTKALHLLDQLAASGALGPDKVAMRIKLNATKQSQQKELAHTRERILEIEQVLENTDRAKVEVVRTIYGGSKIVIGRYTKFVKDTAERVTFRFSDGDISMSPNV
- a CDS encoding FliA/WhiG family RNA polymerase sigma factor codes for the protein MNEHKASQLEHQELWEQWKEQGDPEAKKKLIEKYLHIVDYVSGRLAVGLPKNVSKDDLASNGVMGLIDAVEKFDYKRGLQFQTYASWRVRGAILDSLRQGDWVPRSVREKAKRIEDAYQQLEQKYLRSVSDEEMSQYLNVSEQEFQSMLQDVSVMTLCSLEDPIREEESETRMSVLVDDKAKNPDRKVNEFYLRETLTKGIEKLTVKERTVVSLLYYEDLSLSEIAEVMSLSPSRISQLHSKAILRLRGTLEKNRDLLMQND
- a CDS encoding chemotaxis protein CheD, whose product is MIDEQSVIKVGMADLNVGIQDNIIRTTGLGSCVGLTMYDPGKKVGGMAHVMLPSSEIAREGMLNIAKFADTAIPELLNRLLQLGATRGRIVAKMAGGSQMFAFAGGNDTMRIGPRNVESCKLALEQLNIPLIAEDTGGSYGRTIEIACSSGLLYIRSVQKGVKEL